AGTGGGGTTTAAGGATTAGTAGATTAATTCTACAGTCACCTCCCTTAGGGTAGCATTTGATATCTCCTTGAGTAGATTGTTGTCTTCTCAGGTTGTGGGCCTGATTACAGAGCATGGATATCTAAGGAGGCATCTCCATGCAGTTGGTATTTTAAAGATAATCTGCTCTGTAGGTTAAAGGATGGGCAGGAGGGAACTAAATGGAGGAAAATATGATGTACTGtcttctttatttaaattgtataatgataTTTTCGAACAAAATACCAACTAATTTCTTAACTAACTCATGACTGTTGTctccaaaatgtttatttaataagtggctttaaaacaaaaactacatattacaattattatagatCTGATTATTGTAGAGTTACAATATATTTGCGTTGCAGTTTCCTGAActatattatatctataaaattaatgtCCAATCTTTAGAGTACAAATCTAGGTTCAAGATATAAATTCttttaagaaaagttttgaaatttaggTGTAAAATACAAGATATAACATAAAACCTAATAAACCGTGCTTCCTGATTATAATAGATTTCTATTTGGAGGTGTTATGTTTGAAATAGTTGGAGAAATAAATACTTAtagtaataaagttaaaattttacaacgaggtttcatttataatattcaaaactattCAAGAgggttacatttatttacaaaccagTCTGTGTTCACAAATAAATGCCTGACTTTAGCTGCTCATCcaataaaaactaactttttgaggaaatatatttggtataaaacatgttatttgctTCAATATATGTATATGGTTGCTTACAAAATGTTCCTGAcgtaaaacgtttttaaatcaTAGAATAACTCATTGATACCATGATTAagctctttaaatttaatttgttgtaatttattattgtccACCAATTAGTTTCAATGATTTGATGACAAGAAACAAGACAAAACTAAAAACATGCCAAATTTGAAtacttaaactgttttaaatcgTTATAGAAATGATTTCTCTCTTCACTCTACTCGGTATAAACATCAAAGTCATGTTCACTGCAAACAGATGGACTCGAGACGATTTTTCTTGGTCATCCCTTACACATCTACCCTCATTTCTATATGTTGTCCTTTCCTATCACACTATGTGTAGGGCAAGTGCCCCTTTCACATTGTCTGTGTAATTAAAGTCAAAATCTTTCCATTTGATGTTTAGATGCAAACAGACATTTTCTGATTAAAAATCACCCTTTTAATGTAATTTCTTGTAATTGTGGGAATTCTGTAAATGAAGCAAAATTCAGGTAATTTATGCtacacaatatttctttatttgatcATATACAATTAGTTGTGACACTGAcaaaaaatactatgtatttattacatgtatCAATACTCcaataacagttaaataaaaaataataatttttaaattaaatttattatattaatttcatactATTTCAATGCTTGTTATTCCTTTGGTTACCATTTGTATTACTTTGGCATATTTCAATTTCTGGTAAAATTGTTGAGTGTTCATAAGCCACAATAATATCTTCATCACATACATTGTCACAGATTTTACCAAGTGTTTCGTTAACAATCTCTTTTACATCATGGGGATTAACATTGTCTAAACTGATGGAACTAATTTTTTCTTCAACacgttttatatcataattactaGCTTCTCCTAAATGTTTACTTGCATCAAGATTGTTAACATTACCTAGTTTGAAGGAACTATCTTTTTCTTCAACGCTTCTAAAATCATCAGTACTAGGTACTTCACCTAATTTCTTACTTACTTCTTCATGTATAATTTGGGAATTATAGTAATTTTCATCTTCTCTTTTAGCACTAAATTTTTCTTGAGTATATTTGAAATCATAGGTATTGGCATCATccattttattgcttattttataattttgaagatCCAAGACAAGCTGAACGTTGACAGTGGAGTTCCACCATCGGTACCAAGATTGATATTGCTCCTTCAGCACAAGACATGCATCAAAGCACAATCCTTTGAAAGAAAAAACCGTCAgcactgttaaaaaaataaaaacaataatccaCTTAGATTGGCTCATGACTTGGTCGGTTTCCTGTTCAGTTGTTTCCGCATCGTTTCGCTCGGTTTTTTTCTCTTTCACAAAAGAGCTTGGAATGCTCGTTATCCACAAGAACCACATCCAACATAATAACGATGTGTTTATGGTACACAATGtcaaaaaaaataatgttctgtaTACGTTGTTACGGTTACTCACTAGCCAGACAGGAATTGACTGACAAAAGGTATATCTTCTTACTTGGATCACCTCAAATTTATAAGAGCAAAGCTCACAGAAGGTATGAGAAGAAATGTTTAGCCACTGCTCCAAACACCCGATATGGACACAGCCCATTGAACCTACATAAGTAAAACACATTAAAGAGGAAACCtttaaggatattattactgtaatatttaaaagttcatcTGTATTAATTCTCACTTGCACAAATTCACTGTGTACCAAATATGGTAGAAATCGATTCGTTAGTTTGGTTTTGGTTTATGATTATTCTCTATACATGCATGTAggtggcaatttttgtaaaaactacttttttgaTTATGTATTGTGAttataacaggatttttttaacatttgccattgttatatgaaACAAGGTCTGCACTTTCTTTACTTCTGCACTCCCTCGCTATCAAATATGAGACTTATATAAAGGactatacattaataaattttattcacagTAGTTTTTGTACTCGAAATATAAGCTCATAGAACTTTTTTATTGGCtgattctaaaacatattttaatttccaagCCAAATTTGGGTTTAAGAACcactacaatattttttcttctacAGTGTGTGGGAATGGAAATACgaggcatatccagaaagtaagtcTACTGAGACTCTCACCAGATTTTGTTCCTTCCAAACGAGATAACGGATGACACCACGAATTTTGCACTTGGTGGGATTGACATTTTTTACTAAACGTATTGTCGCATTGTCAATTTTCATTGTACTGATCTCGAACCGGAGGGGAGGAATCAGGCTACACAGCAGTGCAGCCATCATGTTGAAAAAAAAATCCTTCCAGCCGTGAGAGCTTAAGTACACTTATTTCTGGATATGCCTCGTAAATAGGAAAGGCCTTATCTTTTTGGTATTGCCCTCTCCAAATCTATTATATTAGCAGGgaaggtattaaattaaatacagtacatttttggaacttgtaatgaaatatttggaGAATGGCAAAAAGTATGGTTCAAAAGTAGTGAAAACTGAGAAGACAGATCATCTTTCTCACCAGATGAAGGTTATCAAAAGCAAGAACTTGATGAATTCCTACTGAGTGAAGCTTGTTGCTACCAAGGTCACATTTTAGGAATAGGTATCTGATGTGCTGGACTAGCTAGGCAATGGAAATCACTGACTAAGCTTTATGATTAAAAACAGATTATTTGTGCACCTGTGATAACAAACAATAGATGCTCATGCCTATTACACACTTCATAAAATTGGATAGGTTTGAATAATTGGTGGATGGGCTGAAGCAAGATTGCTATAGGTATAAGATTTCGACAATGCAAAGGAGAGGTGATAAACAGATTCCTATTGGTTATTGAACAGCATCCAAATCAACTGTCCTTGAGGTAGTGGGGGTCCTCCACAAACCAATCAATCTTCAACCTTCTTGCTTTTGATAGGAAGCAGAAGATGGGGTACTCATCCCAAAGCCTTATTACGCACCATGTCAGGCTGGGAAGAACGATTGCGGCAAAACACTGTATAACAGCCATATTGATTAGAGACCTATGAGAGAAGTTGTAACAGGAAAATGAGGAATTCAATTTTTATCTGATTCAGTGACTCACTAGCCATTTCCAAGCCTAACCTTAAAAATGGACAGGTTAAGAAACATGGAATGATCCCAAGGACTCTCAGAGTATGATGACATCACACCTTGATCTGTTGCAGGACATGGTAAGGAGAAGGCTCTATGTAAAACTATTAGCCAACTCTAATTGAACTTTATTAACTGGAAAATTGTCTTTCAGTAGCAGTCAGCAGTCCTCTGTGAAATAAGGTCATATTGAAATCTTTTGGCACTATTAAGCTGGTAAAAATGATGGTTTCTTATATTTGACCTAAAAGATCTAAGAGCTTAAGACCTGTAATTTTAGTAGTTAAAAAACCAGCACAATATCTAAACACACACATTCATATTTAGTCTACAACTGtatcattttctgctttgtatcatTGATGGAAGTGGCAAGATTAATAGTgaacacatttttaatacttccacaaacatttttttttatttaaaaagcactTTTGCCGTTTAGGGCATCATCAgttaatataaacagaaaacatcTAATGACTTTATTAGTTtgcaaattattaagaaataaattcttTAGATGAAACTTATAGAAATACACTTGtgaacaaataatgtaaataaagaataccaatatatattctttgttataaatgtttactgtTTCAAGCAAGGGCTGATTTGTGTAATGAGACGTCTTCTTGCATCACTGAAACTTTGTTATAATCCCACATAAGCAACATGAagggttcatttctggctggtttgtacTTGCCAATGGAAAGTACACTCGGTGTAGCAAAAACTTATGTAACATCTGTGAAACTCCACGGGTGTCCAGGAGtcgcacatcactaaccgcaaatgtctgGATATTGGTGTATAGGGTTGGTCTATAGATGGTTTACTGCGGCGGGTGACTGTGGGAATGGGTAGGGTTCACTTTGTGTTGCAGGTTTCTACAAGCCTAAACATGAGGGAGGGACGATAGCCTCCCTGTCCGCTTTGACTGAAAGAGGCTAGAGTAGAGCTAACCTTCCTTTTTTCCAAAGTGACATGGCTGAAATTGTACCTTTTCTCTTTCCAAGGTGGATATAACAcggatcttgacaggaggtggcccctaccccaaACCTTTCCCATCCTGAATATACTGTCACTACGGAAGTAGTGCAAAGATCCTTTTGGGACAAAATGCAAAGAGAAGTTTCTCAGCTTGTCCCAAGTGAACGTTATGTATGTTTGTTATGATAAATATTGACTttcataatttaagaaattactcattttttagttttcttctaCCAAATTATCATACAACTTTTATCCACCCATATTCAAAATTTCACTCTGATTATTCTGCATTGGCACAATGATAACGAAAAGTttaactattaaacatgttttaacattattactattatattatcatatattaaaaataatttaaactactacAGAATTAGTCAGTTTCATCATAGTGGATAGATTATGAGTGTTGTAATAGGTTCTAATGTGTTTAATTTTAGAGGATATGGTACATTTTGGTTGAACCAAAAGTAAAAATAGCTGCTAGCTTAAACAAGTTTTTCAAATGTGATATACTCATACTTGTAAATTAAAAgcatttatgaatttttataaattaaaacctattgctacattaaaaatgtcattactactaaaataattactccaaaacaatttgtaaattttttatttaataatttataattatgtttctaaatgagtttgtaatttatttgtgtttggtAACACTAATGAGTTGTCATCTCTGGATGAGTTGCTTTGGTCTATTTCTTCCATATTTCTACAATTCCAATCTTCTACAACACTTTTTATTGCtggttgttgaaaaacttcattaaaattagaattactTTCGCAACAAAGCTTTCTTTCTTCAACTACActtgctatatttttatttactgttagaATCTGTTTAAATGAGTTTTGCAGGTTTTCATTTGACATAGAACTTGTATTGGGTTCTATTGGAGATAGGTTTACAGCAGTACTTCTATCCAAGATTAGTTTTA
The Homalodisca vitripennis isolate AUS2020 chromosome 4, UT_GWSS_2.1, whole genome shotgun sequence DNA segment above includes these coding regions:
- the LOC124360172 gene encoding uncharacterized protein LOC124360172 isoform X1, coding for MSSNDQEANVIECRICHSKTTRDLILSPCMCKGSMGCVHIGCLEQWLNISSHTFCELCSYKFEVIQVRRYTFCQSIPVWLVSNRNNVYRTLFFLTLCTINTSLLCWMWFLWITSIPSSFVKEKKTERNDAETTEQETDQVMSQSKWIIVFIFLTVLTVFSFKGLCFDACLVLKEQYQSWYRWWNSTVNVQLVLDLQNYKISNKMDDANTYDFKYTQEKFSAKREDENYYNSQIIHEEVSKKLGEVPSTDDFRSVEEKDSSFKLGNVNNLDASKHLGEASNYDIKRVEEKISSISLDNVNPHDVKEIVNETLGKICDNVCDEDIIVAYEHSTILPEIEICQSNTNGNQRNNKH